A region of Dioscorea cayenensis subsp. rotundata cultivar TDr96_F1 chromosome 5, TDr96_F1_v2_PseudoChromosome.rev07_lg8_w22 25.fasta, whole genome shotgun sequence DNA encodes the following proteins:
- the LOC120259960 gene encoding LOW QUALITY PROTEIN: very-long-chain 3-oxoacyl-CoA reductase 1-like (The sequence of the model RefSeq protein was modified relative to this genomic sequence to represent the inferred CDS: deleted 2 bases in 2 codons), whose protein sequence is MDLSSHLQLLKAQPLWLLLLSFFGLFYILKLSFSFILWFYLIFLRPAKNLRRYGSWAIVTGCTEGISKSFSFQLARKRPNLVLVARNPDKLAAVSNEILAKYRKVQIKTMIIDFSGDLDDGIKRLLKTIDGLDVGILVNNAGISYPYAKYFHEVDEELVKSLIKVNVEAVTRVTHALLPGMLEKKCGAIVNIGSGAATVLPSEPLYAVYAGTKAYIDEFSKSLHVEYKNKGIDVQCQLPLYVATRMASIKRASFFAPSSDTYARSSVAWIGLGSSCTPYWPHSVQWCFVAMLPESVVNKWRLGFCLNIRKEVCSRSQTKKSPLIYIVQDIYLVQ, encoded by the exons ATGGATCTCTCCTCTCACCTCCAGCTTCTCAAAGCTCAGCCTTTATGGCTCCTTCTCCTCTCCTTCTTTGGCCTCTTCTACATCCTCAAGCTCTCCTTCTCCTTCATCCTGTGGTTCTACTTGATCTTCCTCCGTCCCGCCAAGAATCTCAGGCGCTACGGCTCCTGGGCCATCGTCACCGGCTGCACTGAAGGCATCAGCAAGTCCTTCTCTTTCCAGCTCGCCCGCAAGAGACCTAACCTCGTCCTCGTCGCCCGCAACCCAGACAAGCTTGCCGCCGTCTCTAATGAGATCCTTGCCAAGTACCGTAAGGTTCAGATCAAGACTATGATCATTGACTTCTCCGGAGACCTTGATGATGGCATCAAGAGACTCCTGAAGACGATTGATGGGTTGGATGTTGGGATTCTTGTGAACAACGCTGGGATCTCCTATCCCTATGCCAAGTACTTCCATGAAGTGGATGAG GAGCTTGTGAAGAGCCTCATCAAGGTGAATGTTGAGGCGGTGACGAGG GTCACGCATGCCTTGTTGCCCGGGATGTTGGAGAAGAAGTGCGGCGCTATTGTAAACATTGGTTCTGGGGCTGCTACTGTTCTTCCTTCTGAGCCGCTTTACGCTGTCTATGCGGGCACCAAAGC GTACATTGATGAGTTCTCTAAATCCCTTCATGTTGAGTATAAGAACAAGGGAATTGATGTGCAGTGCCAG tTGCCTTTATATGTTGCGACGAGAATGGCATCCATCAAGAGGGCCTCCTTCTTTGCGCCATCATCAGATACATACGCCCGATCTTCCGTAGCATGGATAGGCCTTGGATCAAGTTGCACACCATACTGGCCGCACTCCGTCCAGTGGTGCTTCGTAGCAATGCTGCCAGAGAGTGTTGTCAATAAATGGCGTCTTGGATTTTGCCTTAACATCCGTAAAGAGGTCTGCTCAAGGAGTCAAACAAAGAAAAGCCCTTTGATCTATATTGTTCAAGATATTTATCTAGTTCAGTAA